The following proteins are encoded in a genomic region of Rhinolophus ferrumequinum isolate MPI-CBG mRhiFer1 chromosome 17, mRhiFer1_v1.p, whole genome shotgun sequence:
- the CHDH gene encoding choline dehydrogenase, mitochondrial — protein sequence MWCILRGWSRRHVSPWGVLGQEWPPGMRALASAASRSGDEYTHVVVGAGSAGCVLARRLTEDTDTRVLLLEAGPKDTYAGSKRLLWKIHMPAALVANLCDDRYNWYYHTEPQAGLDGRVLYWPRGRVWGGSSSLNAMVYIRGHAEDYNRWQREGATGWDYEHCLPYFRKAQRHELGASRYRGGEGPLHVSRGKTNHPLHQAFLEAAQQAGYPLTEDMNGYQQEGFGLMDMTIHEGKRWSTACAYLHPALNRSNLRAEARTFVSRVLFEGTRAVGVEYVKNGQSHRAYASKEVILSGGAINSPQLLMLSGVGNADDLKKLGIPLVCHLPGVGQNLQDHLEIYIQQACTRPITLHSAQKPLRKVLIGLEWLWKFTGDGATAHLETGGFIRSQPGVPHPDIQFHFLPSQVIDHGRVPTQQEAYQVHVGTMRGTSVGWLKLRSANPRDHPVIQPNYLSTETDIDDFRRCVKLTREIFAQEALAPFRGKELQPGSHVQSDREIEAFVRAKADSAYHPSCTCKMGQPSDPTAVVDPQTRVIGVENLRVVDASIMPSVVSGNLNAPTIMMAEKAADIIKGQPPLWDKDVPVYKPRTLATQR from the exons ATGTGGTGCATCCTGCGAGGCTGGAGTCGAAGGCACGTGAGCCCATGGGGAGTCCTGGGGCAGGAGTGGCCCCCCGGCATGCGTGCTCTGGCCAGCGCGGCCTCCAGGAGTGGGGACGAGTACACTCATGTGGTGGTGGGTGCAGGCTCCGCGGGCTGTGTGCTGGCCAGACGGCTCACGGAGGACACTGATACACGTGTGCTGCTGCTGGAGGCCGGGCCGAAGGACACGTATGCAGGGAGCAAGAGGCTCCTGTGGAAGATCCACATGCCCGCGGCCCTTGTAGCCAACCTGTGCGACGACAGGTACAACTGGTACTACCACACGGAGCCGCAGGCAGGCCTGGACGGCCGTGTGCTGTACTGGCCGCGTGGCCGGGTGTGGGGAGGTTCCTCGTCCCTCAATGCCATGGTCTACATCCGCGGGCACGCCGAGGACTACAACCGCTGGCAGCGAGAAGGCGCCACAGGCTGGGATTACGAGCACTGCCTGCCCTACTTCCGCAAGGCGCAGCGCCACGAGCTGGGCGCCAGCAGGTACCGAGGCGGCGAAGGCCCGCTGCATGTGTCGCGGGGCAAGACCAACCACCCGCTGCACCAGGCCTTCCTGGAGGCAGCACAGCAGGCCGGCTATCCCCTCACCGAGGACATGAACGGCTACCAGCAAGAAGGCTTCGGCCTGATGGACATGACCATCCACGAAG GCAAGCGCTGGAGCACGGCCTGTGCATACCTGCACCCAGCACTGAACCGCTCCAACCTCAGGGCCGAGGCCCGGACATTCGTGAGCAGGGTGCTGTTTGAAGGCACCCGTGCAGTGGGCGTGGAGTACGTCAAGAATGGCCAGAGCCACAGG GCTTATGCCAGCAAGGAGGTGATTCTGAGTGGAGGTGCCATCAACTCTCCGCAGCTGCTCATGCTGTCAGGTGTCGGCAATGCAGATGACCTCAAAAAGTTAGGCATCCCGCTGGTGTGCCACCTCCCAG GAGTTGGCCAGAACCTGCAAGACCACCTAGAGATATACATTCAACAGGCGTGCACCCGCCCCATCACCCTCCATTCAGCACAGAAGCCCTTGAGGAAGGTCCTGATTGGTCTGGAGTGGCTCTGGAAGTTTACAG GGGATGGAGCCACAGCCCATCTGGAAACAGGTGGCTTCATCCGGAGCCAGCCTGGGGTCCCCCACCCAGACATCCAGTTCCACTTCCTGCCCTCCCAAGTGATCGACCACGGCCGGGTCCCCACCCAGCAGGAGGCTTACCAG GTGCATGTGGGGACCATGCGGGGCACGAGTGTGGGCTGGCTCAAACTGAGGAGTGCCAACCCCCGGGACCACCCTGTGATCCAACCGAACTACTTGTCAACAG AAACCGATATCGATGACTTCCGTCGGTGTGTGAAGCTGACCAGAGAAATTTTTGCACAGGAAGCCCTGGCTCCTTTCCGGGGGAAGGAGCTCCAGCCAGGAAGCCACGTCCAGTCAGACAGAGAGATAGAGGCCTTTGTGCGGGCGAAAGCGGACAGTGCCTACCACCCCTCGTGCACCTGTAAGATGGGCCAGCCCTCTGATCCCACTGCCGTGGTGGATCCGCAGACCAGGGTGATTGGGGTGGAAAACCTCAGGGTGGTCGACGCCTCCATCATGCCCAGTGTGGTCAGCGGCAATCTGAATGCCCCCACAATCATGATGGCAGAGAAAGCAGCCGACATCATTAAGGGGCAGCCCCCACTCTGGGACAAGGATGTCCCTGTGTACAAGCCCAGGACCCTGGCCACCCAGCGTTGA